The following proteins are encoded in a genomic region of Streptococcus gwangjuense:
- a CDS encoding pullulanase: MRKIPSHTEKKMIYSIRSLKNGTGSVLIGASLILLAMATPTISANENTTSNKGTSNETTTALAQPLTDTAVNSDKNESDISSPKNANASLEKKEEKPATEPTTPVSSPADSAPQTGQDRSSEPTTAISPAATETKAEEPIADNHFRIHVKKLPEENKDSQGLWTWDDVEKPSENWPNGALSFKDAKKDDYGYYLDVKLKGEQAKKISFLINNTAGKNLTGDKSVEKLAPKMNEAWLDQDHKVFSYEPQPAGTIRVNYYRTDGNYDKKSLWYWGDVKNPSSGEWPNGTDFTATGKYGRYIDIPLKDAAKDLGFLLLDRNKQGDNVKIRKEDYKFTDLKNHSQIFLKDDDETIYTNPYYVHDIRMTGAQHVGTSSIESSFSTLVGAKKEDILKHSSITNHLGNKVTITDVTIDEAGKKVTYSGDFSDTKHPYTVSYNSDKFTTKTSWRLKDETYSYDGKLGADLKEEGKQVDLTLWSPSADKVSVVVYDKKDPEKVVGTVALEKGEKGTWKQTLNENSGLGISNYTGYYYHYQIERQGKTVLALDPYAKSLAAWNSDDAKIDDAHKVAKAAFVDPAKLGPQDLTYGKIRNFKSREDAVIYEAHVRDFTSDPAIAKDLTKPFGTFEAFIEKLDYLKNLGVTHIQLLPVLSYYFVNELKNHERLSDYASSNSNYNWGYDPQNYFSLTGMYSSNPKNPEKRIAEFKNLINEIHKRGMGAILDVVYNHTAKVDIFEDLEPNYYHFMDADGTPRTSFGGGRLGTTHYMTKRLLVDSIKYLVDTYKVDGFRFDMMGDHDAASIEEAYKAARALNPNLIMLGEGWRTYAGDENMPTKAADQDWMKHTDTVAVFSDDIRNNLKSGYPNEGQPAFITGGKRDINTIFKNLIAQPTNFEADSPGDVIQYIAAHDNLTLFDIIAQSIKKDPSKAENYAEIHRRLRLGNLMVLTAQGTPFIHSGQEYGRTKQFRDPAYKTPVAEDKQPNKSHLLRDKDGNPFDYPYFIHDSYDSSDAINKFDWTKATDGKVYPENVKSRDYMKGLIALRQSTDAFRLKSLQDIKDRIRLITVPGQNGVEKEDVVIGYQITAPNGDIYAVFVNADEKAREFNLRTAFDHLRNAEVLADENQAGPVGIANPKGIEWTEKGLKLNALTATVLRIAQGGAIVAPAVEEKPEFDLSSLKQEHGQNNSQDNMSNRVVKPEQQTPAPQTKPDSAKPDAKVSDAENKPNQATADSQAELPNTGTKNDHKLLLAGISLLALLGLGFLLKNKKEN; the protein is encoded by the coding sequence ATGAGAAAAATACCATCTCACACTGAGAAAAAAATGATTTACAGCATCCGTTCCCTCAAAAATGGAACTGGTTCTGTCCTTATTGGAGCAAGCCTTATTCTGCTTGCCATGGCTACACCAACTATCTCAGCCAACGAAAATACTACAAGCAATAAGGGAACTAGTAACGAAACTACTACTGCCCTTGCCCAACCTCTTACTGATACAGCAGTTAACTCTGATAAGAACGAAAGTGATATTTCTTCGCCTAAAAATGCAAACGCTTCCCTAGAAAAAAAAGAAGAAAAACCTGCAACAGAGCCAACAACTCCTGTTTCAAGCCCAGCCGATTCAGCACCACAAACCGGACAAGATCGTTCAAGTGAGCCAACTACTGCTATTAGTCCAGCAGCGACTGAAACTAAAGCAGAAGAACCCATCGCAGATAACCACTTCCGCATCCATGTAAAGAAACTCCCTGAAGAAAACAAGGATTCTCAAGGTCTTTGGACTTGGGACGATGTTGAAAAACCATCTGAAAATTGGCCTAACGGAGCCTTGTCCTTTAAGGATGCCAAAAAAGATGACTATGGCTACTACCTAGATGTCAAATTAAAGGGAGAACAAGCCAAGAAAATTAGCTTCCTCATCAATAATACAGCTGGGAAAAATCTAACCGGTGATAAATCGGTAGAGAAACTGGCACCAAAAATGAATGAGGCTTGGTTGGACCAAGATCACAAGGTTTTCTCTTACGAGCCACAACCTGCAGGAACTATTCGCGTCAACTACTACCGTACAGATGGCAACTATGACAAGAAATCTCTCTGGTACTGGGGAGATGTGAAAAATCCAAGTAGTGGTGAATGGCCTAACGGAACAGACTTTACGGCTACAGGCAAATATGGGCGCTATATTGATATTCCACTCAAAGATGCAGCAAAAGATCTTGGATTTTTATTACTAGACAGAAACAAACAAGGAGACAATGTGAAAATCCGTAAAGAAGATTATAAGTTCACAGATTTGAAAAATCATAGCCAAATTTTCCTAAAAGATGATGACGAAACCATCTACACCAACCCCTACTATGTGCACGATATCCGCATGACAGGAGCTCAACACGTAGGCACTTCTAGCATTGAGAGTAGTTTTTCAACACTTGTCGGTGCTAAAAAAGAAGATATCCTCAAACACTCCAGCATCACTAATCATCTAGGAAACAAAGTAACTATCACTGACGTTACAATCGATGAGGCTGGTAAGAAAGTGACCTACAGCGGAGATTTCTCTGACACAAAACATCCTTATACCGTTAGCTACAACTCTGACAAATTCACTACCAAAACAAGCTGGCGTCTTAAAGATGAGACTTACAGCTATGATGGTAAACTTGGAGCTGACCTCAAAGAAGAAGGAAAACAGGTTGATTTAACTCTATGGTCACCAAGTGCTGATAAGGTTTCTGTTGTTGTCTACGACAAGAAAGACCCTGAAAAAGTAGTTGGAACTGTCGCCCTTGAAAAAGGAGAAAAAGGAACCTGGAAACAAACTCTGAATGAAAACTCTGGTCTCGGCATCAGCAATTACACTGGCTACTACTACCACTACCAAATTGAGCGCCAAGGTAAAACTGTTCTTGCACTCGATCCTTACGCTAAATCCCTCGCTGCTTGGAATAGTGACGATGCCAAGATTGACGATGCCCATAAAGTGGCTAAAGCTGCCTTTGTAGATCCAGCTAAACTAGGACCTCAAGACTTGACTTATGGTAAGATTCGCAACTTCAAATCGCGCGAAGATGCTGTCATCTATGAAGCTCATGTGCGTGACTTCACTTCAGATCCTGCCATCGCAAAAGATTTGACTAAGCCATTTGGTACCTTTGAAGCCTTTATCGAAAAACTAGACTACCTCAAAAACTTGGGTGTAACCCACATCCAGCTCCTTCCAGTCTTGTCTTACTACTTTGTCAATGAGTTGAAGAACCACGAACGCTTATCTGACTATGCTTCAAGCAACAGCAACTACAACTGGGGATATGACCCTCAAAACTACTTCTCCTTGACTGGTATGTACTCAAGCAATCCTAAGAATCCAGAAAAACGAATCGCAGAATTCAAAAATCTCATCAACGAAATCCACAAACGTGGCATGGGAGCCATCCTGGACGTAGTTTATAACCATACAGCCAAAGTCGATATTTTTGAAGATTTGGAACCAAACTACTATCACTTTATGGATGCTGATGGAACACCTCGAACTAGCTTTGGTGGTGGACGTTTGGGGACAACTCACTATATGACCAAACGCCTCCTAGTTGATTCTATCAAGTATCTAGTTGATACCTACAAAGTTGATGGATTCCGTTTCGATATGATGGGAGACCATGATGCCGCTTCTATCGAAGAAGCTTACAAGGCTGCACGCGCCCTCAATCCAAATCTAATCATGCTGGGTGAAGGTTGGAGAACCTATGCTGGTGATGAAAATATGCCTACTAAAGCTGCTGACCAAGATTGGATGAAACATACCGATACTGTCGCAGTATTTTCCGACGACATCCGTAACAACCTCAAGTCTGGTTATCCAAACGAAGGTCAACCTGCCTTTATCACAGGCGGCAAGCGTGATATCAACACTATCTTCAAAAATCTCATTGCTCAACCAACCAACTTTGAAGCAGATAGTCCCGGAGATGTTATCCAGTACATCGCAGCCCATGATAACTTGACCCTCTTTGACATCATCGCCCAATCTATCAAAAAAGACCCAAGCAAGGCTGAGAACTATGCTGAAATCCATCGTCGTTTGCGACTTGGAAATCTCATGGTCTTGACAGCTCAAGGAACTCCATTTATCCACTCTGGTCAGGAATACGGACGTACTAAACAATTCCGTGACCCAGCCTACAAGACTCCAGTAGCAGAGGACAAACAACCAAACAAATCTCACTTATTGCGTGATAAGGACGGTAACCCATTTGACTATCCTTACTTCATCCATGACTCTTACGATTCGAGCGATGCTATTAACAAGTTTGACTGGACTAAGGCTACAGATGGAAAAGTATATCCTGAAAATGTCAAGAGTCGTGACTATATGAAAGGTTTGATTGCCCTTCGTCAATCTACAGATGCCTTCCGACTTAAGAGTCTTCAAGATATCAAAGACCGTATCCGCCTCATCACTGTCCCAGGTCAAAATGGTGTGGAGAAAGAGGATGTAGTGATCGGTTACCAAATCACTGCTCCAAACGGTGATATCTACGCAGTCTTTGTCAATGCGGACGAAAAAGCTCGCGAATTTAATTTGAGAACTGCCTTCGACCACCTCAGAAATGCTGAAGTTTTGGCAGATGAAAACCAAGCAGGACCAGTAGGAATTGCCAACCCGAAAGGAATTGAATGGACCGAAAAAGGCTTGAAATTAAATGCCCTTACAGCTACTGTTCTTCGAATCGCTCAAGGCGGTGCTATCGTTGCCCCAGCTGTGGAAGAAAAACCAGAATTTGATCTTTCTAGCTTAAAACAAGAACACGGTCAAAATAACAGTCAAGACAATATGTCAAACCGAGTAGTCAAACCGGAACAGCAAACTCCAGCTCCACAAACTAAACCTGATTCTGCAAAACCAGATGCAAAAGTATCTGATGCAGAAAATAAACCTAACCAAGCTACAGCTGATTCACAAGCTGAACTACCAAATACAGGAACCAAAAATGATCACAAACTCCTGCTTGCAGGAATTAGTCTCCTTGCTCTTCTAGGTCTCGGGTTCTTGCTAAAAAACAAAAAAGAGAACTAA
- the rpoB gene encoding DNA-directed RNA polymerase subunit beta gives MAGHDVQYGKHRTRRSFSRIKEVLDLPNLIEIQTDSFKDFLDHGLKEVFEDVLPISNFTDTMELEFVGYEIKEPKYTLEEARIHDASYSAPIFVTFRLINKETGEIKTQEVFFGDFPIMTEMGTFIINGGERIIVSQLVRSPGVYFNDKVDKNGKVGYGSTVIPNRGAWLELESDSKDIAYTRIDRTRKIPFTTLVRALGFSGDDEIFDIFGDSELVRNTVEKDIHKNPMDSRTDEALKEIYERLRPGEPKTAESSRSLLVARFFDPRRYDLAAVGRYKINKKLNVKTRLLNQTIAEPLVDPETGEILVEAGTIMTRSVIESIESHLDGDLNKIVYIPNDAAVVTEPVVLQKFKVVAPTDPDRVVTIIGNANPDDKVRIVTPADILAEMSYFLNLAEGLGRVDDIDHLGNRRIRAVGELLANQVRLGLSRMERNVRERMSVQDNEVLTPQQIINIRPVTAAVKEFFGSSQLSQFMDQHNPLSELSHKRRLSALGPGGLTRDRAGYEVRDVHYTHYGRMCPIETPEGPNIGLINNLSSYGHLNKYGFVQTPYRKVDRETGVVTNEIVWLTADEEDEFTVAQANSRLNEDGTFAEKVVMGRHQGVNQEYPANVVDYMDVSPKQVVAVATACIPFLENDDSNRALMGANMQRQAVPLINPKAPYVGTGMEYQAAHDSGAAVIAQYDGKVTYADADKVEVRREDGSLDVYHIQKFRRSNSGTAYNQRTLVKVGDVVEKGDFIADGPSMENGEMALGQNPIVAYMTWEGYNFEDAVIMSERLVKDDVYTSVHLEEYESETRDTKLGPEEITREIPNVGEDALKDLDEMGIIRIGAEVKEGDILVGKVTPKGEKDLSAEERLLHAIFGDKSREVRDTSLRVPHGADGVVRDVKIFTRANGDELQSGVNMLVRVYIAQKRKIKVGDKMAGRHGNKGVVSRIVPVEDMPYLPDGTPVDIMLNPLGVPSRMNIGQVMELHLGMAARTLGIHIATPVFDGASSEDLWSTVKEAGMDSDAKTILYDGRTGEPFDNRVSVGVMYMIKLHHMVDDKLHARSVGPYSTVTQQPLGGKAQFGGQRFGEMEVWALEAYGASNVLQEILTYKSDDINGRLKAYEAITKGKPIPKPGVPESFRVLVKELQSLGLDMRVLDEDDQEVELRDLDEGMDEDVIHVDDLEKAREKAAQEAKAAFEAEEAEKATKAEATEEAAE, from the coding sequence TTGGCAGGACATGACGTTCAATACGGGAAACATCGTACCCGTCGTAGTTTTTCAAGAATCAAAGAAGTTCTTGACTTACCAAATTTGATTGAAATTCAAACTGACTCATTCAAAGATTTCCTAGACCACGGTCTTAAGGAAGTGTTTGAAGATGTATTGCCAATTTCAAACTTCACAGACACAATGGAGTTGGAATTTGTTGGATATGAAATCAAGGAACCAAAATATACGCTAGAAGAAGCTCGTATTCACGATGCTAGCTACTCAGCACCAATTTTTGTAACCTTCCGCTTGATCAATAAAGAAACAGGCGAAATCAAAACCCAAGAAGTTTTCTTTGGTGATTTCCCAATCATGACAGAAATGGGTACCTTCATCATCAATGGTGGTGAACGTATCATCGTGTCTCAGTTGGTCCGCTCACCAGGTGTTTACTTTAACGATAAAGTTGATAAAAACGGTAAAGTGGGCTACGGTTCAACTGTTATCCCTAACCGTGGAGCTTGGTTGGAACTTGAAAGCGACTCAAAAGATATCGCCTACACTCGTATCGACCGTACTCGTAAGATTCCATTTACAACCTTGGTTCGTGCTCTTGGTTTCTCAGGTGATGATGAAATTTTTGATATCTTTGGTGATAGCGAATTGGTTCGCAACACTGTTGAAAAAGATATCCACAAGAACCCAATGGACTCTCGTACAGACGAAGCCTTGAAAGAAATTTACGAACGCCTTCGTCCAGGTGAGCCTAAGACTGCTGAAAGCTCACGTAGCTTGCTTGTGGCACGCTTCTTTGACCCACGTCGCTATGACTTAGCAGCAGTTGGTCGTTACAAAATCAATAAAAAACTCAATGTTAAAACACGTTTGCTTAATCAAACTATTGCAGAGCCATTGGTAGACCCTGAAACAGGAGAAATCTTGGTAGAAGCTGGTACAATCATGACTCGTAGCGTGATTGAAAGTATTGAAAGCCATTTGGATGGTGATTTGAACAAGATTGTCTACATTCCAAATGATGCTGCGGTTGTGACTGAGCCAGTTGTTCTTCAAAAATTCAAGGTTGTTGCTCCAACTGATCCAGACCGTGTCGTAACAATCATTGGTAATGCTAATCCAGATGACAAGGTTCGTATCGTCACTCCTGCAGATATCCTTGCTGAGATGAGCTACTTCCTTAACTTGGCGGAAGGACTTGGCCGTGTAGATGATATCGACCACCTTGGAAACCGTCGTATCCGTGCGGTTGGTGAATTGCTTGCCAATCAAGTACGTCTTGGACTTTCTCGTATGGAACGTAATGTCCGTGAACGTATGTCTGTTCAAGATAATGAAGTCTTGACACCACAACAAATTATCAATATTCGTCCTGTAACAGCTGCGGTTAAAGAATTTTTTGGTTCATCACAGTTGTCACAGTTCATGGACCAACACAACCCGCTTTCTGAGTTGTCTCACAAACGTCGTTTATCAGCCTTAGGACCTGGTGGTTTGACTCGTGACCGTGCTGGATATGAAGTCCGTGACGTGCACTACACTCACTACGGCCGTATGTGTCCAATCGAGACACCTGAAGGACCGAACATCGGTTTGATCAATAACTTGTCATCTTACGGACACTTGAACAAGTATGGTTTTGTTCAAACACCATACCGTAAGGTTGACCGTGAAACAGGTGTTGTTACCAACGAAATCGTTTGGTTGACAGCCGATGAAGAAGATGAATTCACTGTAGCACAGGCTAACTCACGTCTTAATGAAGATGGAACCTTTGCTGAAAAAGTTGTCATGGGACGTCACCAAGGGGTCAACCAAGAGTATCCAGCTAACGTTGTTGACTACATGGACGTATCACCAAAACAGGTAGTTGCCGTTGCGACAGCATGTATTCCTTTCTTGGAAAACGATGACTCCAACCGTGCCCTTATGGGTGCCAACATGCAACGTCAGGCTGTGCCATTGATTAATCCTAAAGCACCTTACGTTGGTACTGGTATGGAATACCAAGCAGCCCACGATTCTGGAGCTGCTGTGATTGCTCAGTATGATGGTAAAGTTACTTACGCAGATGCTGACAAGGTAGAAGTTCGTCGTGAAGATGGTTCGCTAGATGTTTATCACATCCAAAAATTCCGTCGTTCAAACTCAGGTACTGCTTACAACCAACGCACTCTCGTAAAAGTTGGCGATGTTGTTGAAAAAGGCGATTTCATCGCTGACGGACCTTCCATGGAAAATGGGGAAATGGCACTTGGGCAAAACCCAATCGTTGCCTACATGACTTGGGAAGGTTACAACTTCGAGGATGCCGTTATCATGAGCGAACGCTTGGTGAAAGACGATGTTTATACATCTGTCCACCTTGAAGAATACGAATCAGAAACACGCGATACAAAGCTTGGGCCTGAAGAAATCACTCGCGAAATTCCAAACGTTGGTGAAGATGCCCTTAAAGACCTTGACGAAATGGGTATTATCCGTATCGGTGCTGAGGTTAAAGAAGGTGATATCCTTGTAGGTAAAGTAACACCTAAGGGTGAGAAAGACCTTTCAGCTGAAGAACGTCTCTTGCACGCTATCTTCGGAGATAAATCTCGTGAAGTGCGTGATACTTCTCTTCGTGTACCACACGGTGCCGATGGTGTCGTTCGTGATGTTAAGATCTTTACACGTGCAAATGGAGATGAATTGCAATCAGGTGTTAATATGCTGGTTCGCGTCTACATCGCTCAAAAACGTAAGATCAAGGTCGGAGATAAGATGGCCGGACGCCACGGAAATAAAGGGGTTGTCTCTCGTATCGTTCCTGTAGAAGACATGCCATACCTTCCAGATGGAACTCCAGTCGATATCATGTTGAACCCACTTGGGGTGCCATCACGTATGAATATCGGTCAGGTTATGGAGCTTCACCTTGGTATGGCTGCTCGTACTCTTGGTATTCACATCGCAACACCAGTCTTTGACGGAGCAAGTTCTGAAGACCTTTGGTCAACTGTTAAAGAAGCAGGTATGGATAGCGATGCCAAGACAATCCTTTACGATGGACGTACTGGTGAGCCGTTTGATAACCGTGTGTCAGTTGGTGTCATGTACATGATCAAACTCCACCACATGGTTGATGATAAATTGCACGCGCGTTCAGTCGGACCATACTCAACCGTTACCCAACAACCACTCGGAGGTAAAGCTCAGTTTGGTGGACAACGTTTCGGTGAGATGGAGGTTTGGGCTCTTGAAGCCTACGGTGCATCAAATGTCCTTCAAGAAATCTTGACTTACAAGTCTGACGATATCAACGGACGTTTGAAAGCTTATGAAGCCATTACAAAAGGAAAACCAATTCCAAAACCAGGTGTTCCAGAATCATTCCGAGTTCTTGTCAAAGAATTGCAATCTCTTGGTCTTGATATGCGTGTCCTTGACGAAGATGACCAAGAAGTGGAACTTCGCGACTTGGATGAAGGAATGGACGAAGATGTCATCCACGTAGATGACCTTGAAAAAGCCCGCGAAAAAGCAGCCCAAGAGGCTAAAGCAGCCTTTGAAGCTGAAGAAGCTGAAAAAGCAACAAAAGCGGAAGCAACAGAAGAAGCTGCTGAATAA